The segment ACCGGGGCGTCCTGTCCTGCAGGCACCACCTGCACCCGCACCTTGGCCGCGGGCAGGAGGAGGTAGGGGGTTACCTGTTTGAAGGCCAGGTTGGTGATGGCCCGCTGGCCGTTCACCAGGATGTCCACCGCTGGGGCGTCGGGGGAAAGGTGGGCTACCCGCACCATCGCCCCTTGGGCCAAGGCCAAGCCACCAACCGCGAGCGTTAGCAAAAAGCCGAGAAATCTTTTCATGCTTTACCTCCCGCTTTAAGTTTAGAGAGGGTTTGCCTGTGGAAATTTTGTCCAGCATACGAATATCCGGTTCCAAGGGGGGCAGTGGCCGAGGGGCCGTCCTCCAGTTCGTCCTCCACTAAAGGAGCCATTCCCCTCAAGCCGCCCTTTTCCCACGCTCATAAAGGGACGAGGCCTCCTTAAGGGAACCCTGCAGGAAGGGCAGTTCCCGCCTTGCGGTCAGCCCCTCCGGGGTGAGTACCAGGGCCTCCACGGGCACGGGTGCCTTTCTACTGGGCAGAAGCTTTTGGGAGTGGTAACAGATGTGGTTCACGAGGGGACATTTGGGGTAGGGGCCCCAAAGAGGCCAACCTTGGCTGGCGGGGAGGTAGGAGGTGGAGACGGTCTTTGGTGTGCTGAAGGCCGATGGGGTTGGTGGAGGCGGTGAGGAGACGCCCCCGTCCTGCCCGGGTGGAAGGCGGTCCGGAAAGGAGCGTGGGCTCATAGGCTTTTCCATCCCGAGCGCTGCCTCTACGGGTTCTTCCTTTTGTGAACCTCGAGGCGATTGGCCTTACCATGAGGGCATGACCGGGGTGGAAATGGACTACTGGACCAAGTGGGCTTTGGCCCTGGCGTACCCCTTGGCCTTCCTCCTTTTCGCCTCCAGCCTGGCGGAGTTCTGGGCCTGGCTGGACGAGAGGGAGCGCCGGGGGCGTTGAGGGAGAAGCGGGTTCTCTGGCCTAGAGCCCAGGTCCACAAGTGGCGGAGGAGGCCCTCTAGGCCTCACCAGGTTTTGGAAGACCCGTGGGCTCTGGTTCTCCTGCGCCGGGTGCTGGGGTTTTCCACCTCCTGGGGCAGCATTGCATCTTACCCGAGTCCGAGGTGCTCCCGGAGGCGGGCATCAAGGGCCTTCTTGAGGTGAGGGGGTAGGCTGCCCAAACCCCGCAGGATGCGCCTGCGGTGGATATGCCTCAGAAGCTGCACCTGGGCTTTGCTGTCTCGATCCAACCCCGTCTCTTGGGCGGGAAGGAAAAGCTCAAAGGGATACACCCGGATCACGTTGGAGGTAAGAGGCACCACCACTACCACGGGGGAAAGGGCATTGGCGATGTCGTTGGTCACCAGAATGGCCGGGCGAACCTTGGCCGCCTCTCCCGGCCTTCCTGGATCAAAATCCACCAGGAGGATATCGCCCCGTCTCAGCTCCAAGGAGATTCCTCCAAGGTTTCCCGCAGGCCCGAATCTATCCAGGGGTCTTCTTGGAAGTCGGGATCCTCAGCCAAGGCCCGGTAGCCTTCCCTTAGTTCGGACTCGCGCAGGCGCTTCAGGGCCAGGGCGAAGACCTCGCTCCGGGAAATGCCCAGTCGCTGGCGCACCTCCTCAGCGTATTGGGCCAGTTCTGGGCTCAGGCTCACCGTGAATCGCGCCAAAGTCTTCATACCAATCATCTTACTTCAAGAGCAACTGGACTTTCCCCTAACACCCTCGCTTCCCTTGTGAAAGTTGCTAGCCTGAGAAGAGGCTCGCATGGCCCTAGAGGAGCAAGATCTTCTCGAAGAATCGCATACCCATTGCAGGATCCAAGGTGACCCCGCGAGGGCGGAGGGTGCCCATGGCCTGGCCAACCGGTGCGCAAAGCTTAGTAGCATAGGGCCATGATCCTGACCACCACTTCCCTGGTTGAGGGGCGGCGCGTGGAGCACTACCTGGGCATCGTCTTTGGGGAGGCCATTGTGGGGGCCAATATCTTCCGGGACCTCTTCGCTTCCATCCGGGACATCGTGGGTGGGCGGAGCGGGGCCTACGAGGCGGAGCTTCGCCGGGCCCGGGAGCTGGCCCTGGAGGAGTTGGCGGAGAATGCCCGCCGCCTGGGGGCGGATGCGGTGCTCGGCATCGACGTGGATTACGAGGTGCTGGGCCAGGGGAACTCCATGCTCATGGTGACGGCAAGCGGTACAGCCGTAAAGCTGGCGCCGTGATCGTGGCGGTTGGTGAGGTTTGGCCTACAAAGCCAGGGGCAACGCCCCTGGCTTGCGGTTCCACGTGAAGAACAACCTAGCGACGGGGGCTCACCTTGCTGTTTAACCCTGTATTGCTGACCTGGAGTTTGCGGTTGCTCGCTCCTTGCCGCCGGGTGACCGTGTTCATAGCCCCCGTGACCACGATGTGCCTGACGCTTTGAATGTCCACCACGTTGCCTACGCCCCTGATCTCCACCCGCCCTGGGACTTCCCACCTCCCAGGAAGCGATCCCGGAACATCTCCGGGGTATGGCCCGCATGCCGGTCATGGGCCTGGGAGGGGGAGGCGGGGGGAGGATGGGGATGGGGGTGCATTAGCCCACCTCCAGCACCCCCATCATGCCCCGGTCCTCGTGCTCCACGATGTGGCAGTGGAAGACGGTCTTCCCGGGAAGGTTCCGAAGGGGAACCAGAAGGCGCACCACCTCCTTGGCCTTCAGGTTGACCACGTCCTTGAGGGCGCGGTAAGGAAGGGGCTTCCCGTTCACCGAGAGGACCTGGAAGGGGTGGGTGTGGAGGTGGAAGGGGTGGTCCATGTCCCCTTGGTTGTCCACCTCCCAGACCTCGAGGTCCCCCGCCCGTCCCTGGAAGTCCACCCTAAGGTGATCAAAGGTTCGGCCGTTGATGAAGAACTCCCCGGCCATCATGTCCTCCGTGAGGGTGAGGCGCCGGGTCGCCCTGGCCTGGTTGGGGTTGAGGGCGGGCAGTTTGGCCAAGGCCTTGGGCAGGGGGAGGGGTTTGGGGCGGGGCGGGGCCACCAGGGTGAGGAGGGTTTGCGGGCCGCTGGGGCTTGCCCCCATGGACATCCCCCCGTGGCCCATGTGCTCCATCCCGCCCATCATGTGGACCCCGCGCTCGTAGGGCAGGGCGAGGAGGCGGAAGGCCCCCTCCTTCTGGAAGCGCACCAGCACCTCCGCCCGTTCCCCGGGGGCCAGAAGGAGTTCGGGGACCTCATAGGGTTCCTCCAGGAAGCCCCCGTCGCTGGTGATGAGGTAAAGGGGGTGCCCCTCCAACTGGAGCCGGAAGTAGCGGGCGTTGCTGGCGTTCAGGAGGCGGAGACGCAAGGTGGCCTTGCCGGTCCGCAAGGTGGGGCGGGAGGCCCCGTTAACCAGGAGGAGGTTGCCCTCCTTGCCGTTGATCCAGTCCATGGGGGCATGAGGCGCAGGCCGGCCTCCCACAAGTTCCAGGTCCTTTAGCACCAGAAGGTGCTCCTCGGCTTCCCTTAGCTCAGGGATCCCGTCCAGCGGGCTTTCCACCAGGATGGCCCCCGCCAGGCCGGCGAAGAGCTGGGGGGCCACCCGCCCGTGCAGGTGGGGGTGGTACCAAAAGGTGCCCGCCAGGTCCTGAGGGACGGTGAAGGCGTAGCTCCAGGTCTCCTTGGGCGGGATCTCCAATAAGGGGTCGTCCACCTTGGGGGAGATGGGAAGCCCGTGCCAGTGCAGGTTCGTGGGCTCGGGGAGGAGGTTTTCCAGCTCGAGGCGAACCGTATCCCCGGGGCGTACCCGAAGGGTAGGCCCCGGGAAGCTGCCCCCGTAGGTCCAAAGCTGGGCCTCCCGTCCCAGCAGGGAAAGGGGAGTGAGGGCGGCCCTCAAGCGCACCTGCAAAAGGCTGTCCCGGCTTCGGAGCACCGGGGGCTCGGGAAAGGGAGCCTGGCCCCTGGCCAGGGGGGAGAGGAGGAGGCCTGCGGTGAGTTTTAAAAGGGTTCGGCGGTCCGCGTTCATACCTCCAGAGGGTAGGGGAGGTTTGTAAAGGAAGTATAAAGGTCCCTTTTGAACCCCCTAGAGTTTGGCCAGGGCTTTCTCCAGCCGGCTTCTGGCCTCTTCCACCACCGGTTTCAGGGCCTCCTGCTTTTCCTGAGAAAGGACCTGGAACATGCCCTTGGGGTCCTGGAGGAGGATTTCCACGCCTTCCCCGCCTTCCCTGAGCACGGCGTTGCAGGGGAGGAGGAGGCCGAGGTCGGGTTCGGCCTCGAGGGCCTTGGCGGCGAGGCTCGGGTTACAGGCTCCCAGGATCAGGTAAGGAGGCCTTTCCAGGCCCAGGCGGGCCTTAAGGGTGGCGGCCACGTCGATTTCCGTGAGGATGCCAAAGCCTTCCTCCTTCAAGGCGGCTTCTAGCCAGGCCCGGGCCTCGGCCAGGCTGGCCTTCAGGGTTTTCCTCAAGTCCGTCATGGTACCCTCCCTACCTAAAGTGTAGCGGAGCCCAAGAGAAAAGGCTTTTCGTGAAAGACATATTGAGCGGTTTATGGGGGTATGGGAGGTCCTAGGCCCCTGCCCGGGGCGAAGGCTGCGGGCAGGGGCCCCCTAGCCTTACTCCCCGAGGAAGAAGCCGTGCCAGGTGTGGACCCAGACCTCCCCCGTGTAGGCGTTCACGGAGAGCATGCCCTCCACCTCCTTGCGCCCGAAGTCAAAGGTGTAGTACCCGGGGAAAGCCCCGGCTTCCAGCACCTGGGCACCCGGGAGGTAGCCTTTCAGGAAGGTCTCGGCCAGCTTCCTGGCTTCCGTCAAGGGGAAGCGGACAGGAGGCTGCACGGGCCCGCCCATCATGCTGTAGCGGGTGTTCCACATCATGTTGGGGCCAGGTTCTGGGGAAACCACCCCCGTGTAGCGATCGGCGATGAGCTCAAAGAGCCCCTGCCCCTTCTCGTCCACCACCTGGGCGTAGTAGTTTTGGCTGAAGGCCATGAAGTCCTTAAGGCGTGCCCCCGGGTAGATGCGCCTGGCGTAGGCTTCCATCCGCGCTTTGGCCTCTTTCTGGGGGATGGGCCGGGCCTCCGGAGGGTAGACCCCCATCATGCCCATCATCCCCTGGCCGCCCATCATGCCGTAGCCCATCATTCCCGGACCGTACTGCGAGCCATAGCCCATCATCCCCGGACCAAAACCCCCCATCATGCCCTGGGTGAGGGCAAGGCCTAGAAGCATAAGGGCCAGAACTCCTAAAGTTAAACCGTAGCGTTTCATGCTCCACCTCCCTTTTCCAGTTCCTTGCGTAACCTTTTGTAGGTTTCCTCGTCCAGCTCGCCCCTGGCGTACCGGAGGCGCAGGGCTTCCAGAGCCGCATCCTTTCTCGGCTCCCCGCTTCCCCGTTCCCAGGCCCGAAGGCCCAGGTACAGGAGAAGCCCCAAGAGAGCCAGCACCAGGAGCATGTTGAGAAGCCCGAAGAACCACCCGAAACCCATGCTGCCCCAACCCATCATGCCCACGATCCACCTCCACCTGTACCCTAGGCCGGTATTGTTAAGCTGGCATAAAGGGGTTTTACCGGCGCTTAACGTTTGGCCCTTAAGCTGGTGGGCATGCGAAGAGGGCTGCTGGCGCTTGGTCTTGCTGTCCTAGG is part of the Thermus caldilimi genome and harbors:
- a CDS encoding type II toxin-antitoxin system PemK/MazF family toxin, with the protein product MELRRGDILLVDFDPGRPGEAAKVRPAILVTNDIANALSPVVVVVPLTSNVIRVYPFELFLPAQETGLDRDSKAQVQLLRHIHRRRILRGLGSLPPHLKKALDARLREHLGLG
- a CDS encoding heavy metal-binding domain-containing protein — protein: MILTTTSLVEGRRVEHYLGIVFGEAIVGANIFRDLFASIRDIVGGRSGAYEAELRRARELALEELAENARRLGADAVLGIDVDYEVLGQGNSMLMVTASGTAVKLAP
- a CDS encoding DUF3060 domain-containing protein, which translates into the protein MEIRGVGNVVDIQSVRHIVVTGAMNTVTRRQGASNRKLQVSNTGLNSKVSPRR
- a CDS encoding multicopper oxidase family protein, producing MNADRRTLLKLTAGLLLSPLARGQAPFPEPPVLRSRDSLLQVRLRAALTPLSLLGREAQLWTYGGSFPGPTLRVRPGDTVRLELENLLPEPTNLHWHGLPISPKVDDPLLEIPPKETWSYAFTVPQDLAGTFWYHPHLHGRVAPQLFAGLAGAILVESPLDGIPELREAEEHLLVLKDLELVGGRPAPHAPMDWINGKEGNLLLVNGASRPTLRTGKATLRLRLLNASNARYFRLQLEGHPLYLITSDGGFLEEPYEVPELLLAPGERAEVLVRFQKEGAFRLLALPYERGVHMMGGMEHMGHGGMSMGASPSGPQTLLTLVAPPRPKPLPLPKALAKLPALNPNQARATRRLTLTEDMMAGEFFINGRTFDHLRVDFQGRAGDLEVWEVDNQGDMDHPFHLHTHPFQVLSVNGKPLPYRALKDVVNLKAKEVVRLLVPLRNLPGKTVFHCHIVEHEDRGMMGVLEVG
- a CDS encoding DUF302 domain-containing protein: MTDLRKTLKASLAEARAWLEAALKEEGFGILTEIDVAATLKARLGLERPPYLILGACNPSLAAKALEAEPDLGLLLPCNAVLREGGEGVEILLQDPKGMFQVLSQEKQEALKPVVEEARSRLEKALAKL
- a CDS encoding peptidase M4, whose product is MKRYGLTLGVLALMLLGLALTQGMMGGFGPGMMGYGSQYGPGMMGYGMMGGQGMMGMMGVYPPEARPIPQKEAKARMEAYARRIYPGARLKDFMAFSQNYYAQVVDEKGQGLFELIADRYTGVVSPEPGPNMMWNTRYSMMGGPVQPPVRFPLTEARKLAETFLKGYLPGAQVLEAGAFPGYYTFDFGRKEVEGMLSVNAYTGEVWVHTWHGFFLGE